Proteins encoded by one window of Aspergillus puulaauensis MK2 DNA, chromosome 4, nearly complete sequence:
- a CDS encoding uncharacterized protein (COG:S;~EggNog:ENOG410PJ46;~InterPro:IPR016024,IPR010473;~PFAM:PF06371;~go_function: GO:0003779 - actin binding [Evidence IEA];~go_function: GO:0017048 - Rho GTPase binding [Evidence IEA];~go_process: GO:0030036 - actin cytoskeleton organization [Evidence IEA]), translated as MAPTTQAPAIFEDAPRSPTKPSVLRALLGHRRNQSADDAASPKPPKSGMTGSFVSPADRQYAPPTQRPLGEIVPNHDVPDSGAFYPGSPSKIGNGGLHKKTKSAVSLKSLKTYMERKPEKPSEDPSNKPKKAKSTNSFTAILKRSQHGRKSDEVKDVRDKENRSPADPADNLPSPIWTQYATPTPSFRDEPSPAHSNRRRTLQEEVSLYTPKGYSPAQQRNFYDYHQPSLTSRTSAKPRPKSDYFAGGGKMRDLLGPFSGISSSKQSLVDQQPESPSAKAEYGRRRGLSTPDARPETELKSQGSPKKSSRVQEVISAFNAKEREAELHKHLNAKDLESEFEKLLDARNIPHNMRDKMRSLDTNIKADFIQKDKLESTTPHSAGASSYTNEGSSRRGRGNEKEDRDSYDSKGSRSRSRSRGFTFRGNSSSPSKKPRPESGSSHRRPKSADFTAPNALSKMLTPNASTTSLAATAHRDTATDPSDFVHYLKEIQKPEIIEVGKIHKLRILLRNETISWVDGFIAEGGMDEIVQLVYRIMKVEWREEHEDNLLHETLLCLKALCTTSVALQRLTDIEAELFPALLSMLFDKEKKGPSEFTTRGIIINLIFTQLSTAVSTEDAAARTSRILSYLKDPPEENQTLSFIANIYQSRPYRVWCKEISNVTKEVFWIFLHHLNVIPVVESDKPSFENYRERHFPAPRPPVPAAPYVGGVEWDATNYLAAHIDLVNGLIASLPTVDERNQLRNELRASGFEKVMGGTLRTCKEKFYSSVHDCLRTWISAAVEDGWPHLVVREGPPRQDAGSPTKSPLKSPRKGGLDDKPPKLDLALDVPPASNQVPQQSVQIGNWL; from the exons ATGGCTCCAACCACGCAGGCGCCTGCCATTTTCGAAGATGCGCCTCGTTCTCCGACCAAACCCTCCGTCCTTCGAGCCCTCCTAGGCCATAGAAGAAACCAATCTGCCGATGATGCGGCctcgccgaagccaccaAAAAGTGGGATGACAGGCTCATTTGTCTCGCCAGCAGATCGCCAATACGCTCCGCCGACTCAACGGCCGCTGGGGGAGATCGTCCCCAACCATGACGTACCTGATAGCGGAGCGTTCTACCCCGGATCTCCCAGCAAGATCGGAAATGGCGGGCTTCACAAGAAGACAAAGAGTGCTGTTTCTCTCAAGTCTCTCAAAACGTACATGGAGCGCAAGCCCGAGAAACCATCCGAAGACCCGAGCAACAAaccgaagaaggcaaagtCCACCAACAGTTTTACCGCTATCTTGAAGCGATCCCAGCACGGACGGAAAAGCGACGAAGTAAAAGACGTCCGGGACAAAGAAAATCGAAGTCCTGCTGATCCTGCGGACAATTTACCTTCTCCCATTTGGACCCAGTACGCGACGCCGACTCCATCATTCCGCGATGAACCCTCGCCAGCACACAGCAACAGGCGGAGAACCTTACAAGAGGAGGTCTCGCTCTATACGCCAAAAGGCTACAGTCCCGCTCAGCAGCGGAATTTCTATGACTATCACCAACCATCCCTGACAAGTCGAACCAGCGCGAAGCCTCGCCCGAAATCGGATTACTTTGCAGGGGGGGGCAAGATGAGGGACCTTCTGGGGCCTTTCTCAGGTATTTCTTCAAGCAAACAATCCCTCGTCGACCAGCAGCCGGAATCTCCTTCAGCCAAGGCTGAATACGGAAGACGCAGAGGCCTCTCAACTCCTGATGCTCGCCCTGAAACAGAGTTGAAGTCTCAGGGAAGCCCCAAGAAATCCTCACGTGTGCAAGAGGTGATATCAGCCTTCAACGCAAAGGAACGTGAAGCTGAGCTGCACAAGCACCTCAATGCTAAAGACCTTGAGAGTGAATTCGAGAAGCTCCTT GATGCAAGAAACATTCCTCACAACATGAGGGACAAGATGCGATCCCTGGATACAAATATCAAAGCTGATTTCATCCAGAAGGACAAGCTCGAGAGCACTACACCACACAGTGCTGGTGCGAGTAGCTACACAAACGAAGGTTCGAGCCGACGGGGCCGTGGAAACGAAAAGGAGGACCGCGACAGCTATGACAGCAAAGGATCTCGCTCGCGGTCCAGAAGTCGAGGGTTCACCTTCAGGGGCAACTCATCGTCGCCTTCCAAGAAGCCACGTCCAGAGAGCGGCAGCTCTCACCGACGCCCGAAGTCTGCTGATTTCACTGCGCCTAATGCGTTGTCCAAGATGTTGACCCCCAACGCATCCACAACATCGCTCGCCGCTACAGCTCACCGCGACACAGCTACTGACCCCTCCGATTTTGTCCACTATCTCAAAGAGATTCAGAAGCCCGAGATTATCGAAGTTGGGAAAATACACAAGCTTCGAATTCTACTTCGTAATGAGACTATTAGCTGGGTTGATGGTTTCATTGCTGAGGGAGGCATGGATGAGATAGTACAGCTTGTCTATCGAATCATGAAGGTTGAGTGGAG GGAAGAGCATGAagacaacctcctccacgaaACACTGCTGTGCCTAAAGGCTCTCTGCACAACGTCTGTAGCGCTACAGCGCCTGACTGACATTGAAGCGGAACtcttcccagccctgctCAGTATGCTTTTcgacaaggaaaagaaggggcCCAGCGAGTTCACTACGCgcggcatcatcatcaacttAATTTTCACCCAGCTCTCAACAGCAGTGTCCACCGAGGATGCAGCAGCTCGTACTTCGCGAATCCTATCGTATCTAAAAGATCCACCAGAGGAAAACCAGACCCTTTCCTTCATCGCGAACATTTACCAATCGCGTCCTTACCGAGTATGGTGCAAAGAAATATCCAACGTAACCAAGGAGGtgttctggatcttcttgcATCATCTCAATGTGATTCCAGTTGTGGAATCGGACAAGCCCTCTTTTGAAAACTATCGCGAGCGCCACTTCCCTGCCCCTCGCCCCCCTGTTCCTGCTGCGCCTTATGTAGGCGGAGTCGAGTGGGACGCAACTAATTACCTTGCTGCTCATATTGACCTAGTCAATGGCCTCATTGCATCCTTGCCAACAGTGGATGAGCGAAACCAACTCCGAAACGAACTCCGCGCCTCGGGCTTTGAGAAGGTAATGGGTGGCACTCTGAGAACTTGTAAGGAGAAATTCTATTCCTCTGTGCACGACTGTCTCAGAACATGGATCTCTGCCGCCGTGGAAGACGGATGGCCGCACCTAGTAGTTCGCGAAGGACCTCCTAGACAGGACGCCGGATCGCCGACTAAGTCTCCGCTCAAAAGCCCTAGGAAGGGCGGATTGGACGACAAGCCTCCAAAGCTCGACCTAGCGCTTGATGTCCCTCCTGCTAGCAACCAGGTGCCGCAGCAAAGTGTCCAGATTGGGAACTGGCTCTGA
- a CDS encoding PE repeat family protein (COG:S;~EggNog:ENOG410PZ9T), with the protein MAKKKSNKKKSNNAKGRAPISDNNPEVSNPTADPAESEENGVPDPDNKTDSPEAEKEQAPEGTQKDESSSSTDDAPSTEATAESGATTPPDAVEEPKAEGAEPSEADKPADSTPESGEEKPETDSTEEAAPAAAETSEQADPTETPAGGSAKEEAPAEPADEEAPAEESPAPEPSEEKPAGAPAEETEKSAAETSEPEASPTDSTPETETTTAPAEEAAAEPAAEAAPADTLAAEPVDQDPPTTSGEEEKAAPEAAEETPAPAVEAIEEPAVEAAEPEQKTEEPPTVEEPAPEPPAAEEEEAKPGNSKKKKKDKKKKKGQQAAAAVADEEPAPAKEDTPVEPPGAPAEEPAPEEPAPAKEEDTPAEPPAAPVEEPAAEEPAPEEPAPEEPAPEEPAPEEPAPEDPAPEEPAPEEPAPEEPAPEEPVPEEPVSEEPVPAKEEDTPAEPPAAPAEDPVPEESAPEAPATVEETKPAEEPSEDKAVEQPAESPEEPAPAAEPSEEVAKPANSKKKKKDKKKKKGQQAAAEEPTPEPPAPAEEPKPAEALSEEKAVEPPAEAPEEPTEQETPVAEPVEEAAAPEPVAEEPAAVEAEAPADAPSEEPAPSTDPVDEEAKAEPETAAAPEPSEAAEESKPEETVEQSAPEAPKAEDAVAELAEQPTEEPVREPIEEGQPAAATEEAPAVESAPEAVDESPTEHPETEPADKTKDDFPECDPEAAFDKVEAEKEAAAQQAQKDAELEAEEASRKADALIDFDDAPESPIEEQAEEPAAAPDAEPEPVETAPAEPEVPKEPAAEAAPVEEVAAEPVEETARNIEPVETEAPVEEAEPEAAPEVAPEPAVAEESPEEAQKGVPVTEEPVAESAPEELAAAEPAPEEAPAVEPEAPAAPSEIVEEPPVTEETPEPAVEEPTPAEETPEPAAPVEATPATEAPKEEPAEEPAPAEPVVVEETEPEPEATREVPDEGPAEDPLAVAPVEEPPVEEPLVVEEPAAAPAVVEAPAEEPVAEPAPVVEETAPPVPPVAVEDFLVEDGPRDIDVSEIPANYPAPVPADIVEAVPKAPADEPTAEPVSERGRGLEETYAFDRELSPRTPLVPDTSAEVGGGATPGDRFALAAGEIHERSRRRRRRSHVPDPRDDRDDRRPSKSSSEGRSRHAPTVAAGPAPPPPPQRIGSNKLSQRWLVALEESRRQYEEKSRRELKRLQRIDAERERGERSKRIERSSSTREQESEPRKSSQRSSGSRDGDRTTAGSSSRHSQSTVPRPRTFLKYNPSDEEVSSNNPLPKVNATKAMANVVDQPRRRSSTSHSHGSHSHGNRPSTEGRGSIERPSGSRRREEDPARAEARKVRRQSEAVVEAPEQIEHQEEAPRSTRGDTEPERRRRHRRRREPTPPPPSAATRLKGMIKAAITAH; encoded by the exons ATggcgaaaaagaagagcaataagaagaagagcaataACGCCAAAGGAAGGGCCCCGATAAGCGACAATAATCCAGAGGTTTCCAATCCCACGGCCGACCCGGCGGAATCCGAGGAAAATGGGGTCCCCGATCCA GACAACAAAACGGACTCTCCCGAAGCTGAGAAGGAACAGGCCCCGGAAGGCACTCAGAAAGATGAATCAAGTAGTTCTACAGACGATGCCCCATCAACAGAAGCAACAG CCGAATCGGGTGCAACAACACCCCCCGATGCGGTAGAAGAGCCCAAAGCTGAGGGCGCAGAACCCTCTGAGGCAGACAAGCCGGCAGACTCTACTCCAGAATCTGGTGAAGAAAAGCCAGAAACGGATTCAACAGAGGAAGCAGCGCCAGCTGCAGCCGAAACGAGCGAACAGGCAGATCCAACCGAGACGCCAGCCGGGGGGTCTGCTAAAGAAGAGGCCCCCGCTGAACCAGCCGACGAAGAGGCGCCTGCTGAAGAGAGCCCGGCGCCAGAACCTAGTGAAGAGAAGCCAGCCGGCGCTCCAGCGGAAGAGACCGAAAAGTCTGCTGCCGAAACGAGCGAACCAGAAGCCTCTCCTACAGATTCTACGCCAGAAACGGAGACAACCACAGCACCGGCggaagaagcagcagcagaacccgccgctgaagcagcaccagcagacaCGCTTGCAGCAGAGCCAGTCGACCAGGAtcctccaacaacatccggtgaggaggaaaaggctgCGCCAGAAGCGGCAGAGGAAACACCGGCGCCTGCAGTAGAAGCAATCGAGGAGCCTGCGGTAGAGGCGGCCGAACCAGAGCAGAAAACAGAAGAACCGCCAACGGTAGAAGAACCTGCCCCCGAgccgccagcagcagaagaagaagaagccaagcCTGGTAattcaaagaaaaagaagaaagataagaagaagaagaagggccaACAAGCGGCTGCCGCTGTCGCTGATGAGGAGCCTGCTCCTGCAAAAGAAGATACTCCAGTAGAGCCCCCAGGAGCTCCCGCCGAAGAGCCTGCGCCTGAGGAACCTGCGCCGgcaaaggaggaagatacTCCAGcagagcctccagcagctcctgTCGAGGAACCTGCTGCCGAAGAACCTGCGCCTGAAGAACCTGCGCCTGAAGAACCTGCGCCTGAAGAACCTGCGCCTGAAGAACCTGCGCCTGAAGACCCTGCGCCTGAGGAACCTGCGCCTGAAGAACCTGCGCCTGAGGAACCTGCGCCTGAGGAGCCTGTGCCTGAGGAGCCTGTGTCTGAGGAGCCTGTGCctgcaaaggaggaagatacTCCAGcagagcctccagcagcCCCTGCCGAAgatcctgttcctgaagaGTCTGCGCCTGAGGCGCCAGCCACGGTCGAAGAAACGAAGCCAGCCGAGGAACCGAGCGAGGACAAGGCCGTTGAACAACCGGCTGAGTCTCCCGAAGAGCCAGCCCCTGCGGCGGAGCCCAGCGAAGAGGTGGCCAAGCCTGCAaattcgaagaagaagaagaaagataagaagaagaagaagggtcaACAGGCTGCCGCTGAGGAGCCCACCCCTGAGccaccagctccggctgAAGAACCGAAGCCAGCTGAGGCGCtgagcgaggagaaggccgTCGAACCGCCGGCTGAGGCTCCCGAGGAGCCCACTGAACAAGAAACACCGGTAGCAGAGCCAGTCGAGGAGGCAGCTGCTCCAGAGCCTGTTGCAGAAGAGCCGGCCGCAGTAGAAGCTGAGGCTCCCGCCGACGCACCAAGTGAAGAACCTGCACCGTCCACAGACCCGGTCGATGAGGAGGCTAAGGCTGAGCCTGAaaccgctgctgctccagaacCTAGTGAGGCAGCTGAAGAATCAAAGCCTGAGGAGACAGTGGAACAATCTGCGCCAGAGgctcccaaggctgaggacgCAGTGGCGGAACTTGCAGAGCAACCAACCGAAGAACCGGTTCGGGAACCGATCGAGGAAGGGCAACCTGCCGCAGCAACGGAAGAAGCGCCAGCAGTCGAATCTGCCCCTGAGGCAGTAGATGAATCGCCAACAGAGCATCCAGAGACAGAACCCGCCGACAAAACTA AAGACGACTTCCCCGAGTGTGATCCTGAAGCAGCGTTTGATAAGGTcgaggcagagaaggaagcaGCTGCGCAGCAAGCACAAAAGGACGCCGAACTCGAAGCAGAAGAGGCCTCCCGGAAAGCCGATGCGCTGATTGATTTTGACGATGCCCCGGAGTCACCTATTGAAGAACAGGCCGAAGAACCTGCAGCAGCCCCCGACGCggaaccagagccagtcGAGACTGCGCCGGCAGAGCCTGAGGTGCCTAAAGAGCCGGCCGCTGAAGCTGCACCGGTCGAGGAAGTGGCAGCCGAACCCGTTGAAGAAACAGCGAGGAATATTGAGCCCGTCGAAACCGAAGCTCCGGTCGAAGAAGCGGAACCTGAGGCCGCTCCCGAAGTAGCCCCAGAGCCAGCCGTCGCGGAGGAGTCTCCGGAGGAAGCTCAAAAGGGCGTTCCGGTAACGGAGGAGCCTGTAGCAGAGTCTGCACCAGAAGAGCTTGCGGCAGCAGAACCAGCACCGGAAGAAGCTCCAGCAGTAGAGCCCGAAGCCCCGGCAGCGCCTAGTGAAATTGTTGAGGAGCCTCCTGTTACTGAGGAGACACCTGAACCTGCAGTGGAGGAGCCGACGCCCGCAGAAGAGACCCCCGAGCCGGCTGCACCTGTTGAAGCGACACCAGCGACAGAGGCTCCCAAGGAAGAACCAGCTGAGGAGCCAGCTCCTGCTGAGCCCGTAGTGGTTGAAGAAACAGAGCCGGAACCCGAGGCTACCAGAGAGGTGCCGGACGAGGGCCCTGCAGAAGATCCACTAGCTGTAGCTCCTGTTGAGGAGCCTCCAGTTGAAGAACCACTGGTCGTGGAAGAACCTGCCGCAGCGCCTGCGGTTGTTGAAGCTCCAGCTGAAGAGCCAGTCGCTGAACCAGCTCCGGTGGTTGAAGAGACTGCTCCACCAGTTCCGCCAGTAGCAGTTGAGGACTTccttgttgaagatggaccTAGGGATATAGACGTTTCGGAGATTCCAGCCAACTATCCGGCCCCCGTTCCAGCTGACATCGTTGAGGCGGTGCCTAAAGCACCAGCTGACGAGCCCACTGCGGAGCCTGTCAGCGAACGTGGACGAGGTCTCGAAGAGACCTATGCCTTTGATCGGGAGCTGTCGCCCAGGACACCATTGGTTCCCGACACTTCGGCCGAAGTTGGTGGGGGTGCAACGCCGGGAGACCGGTTtgctcttgctgctggagaaATCCATGAGCGttcaaggcgaagaagaagaagatcgcaCGTACCTGACCCTCGCGATGACCGCGATGACCGACGACCTTCAAAGAGCTCTTCAGAAGGGCGTTCCCGACATGCGCCGACGGTGGCTGCTGGCCCggctccacctccacctccacagAGGATTGGCAGTAACAAGCTGAGCCAGAGATGGTTAGTGGCCCTGGAAGAATCGAGGAGGCAGTATGAGGAGAAATCGAGAAGGGAGTTGAAGCGACTCCAACGGATTGATGCGGAGCGAGAAAGAGGCGAACGATCGAAGCGAATTGAGCGATCTAGTAGCACTCGAGAGCAGGAATCCGAACCCAGGAAGTCCAGCCAAAGAAGCTCCGGCAGCCGTGATGGTGATCGTACGACCGCGGGCTCTTCCTCAAGACACTCGCAGTCGACTGTTCCTAGGCCCCGAACCTTCTTGAAATACAACCCCTCCGATGAGGAGGTGTCGAGCAACAACCCCCTTCCCAAAGTCAACGCCACCAAGGCAATGGCCAACGTTGTCGACCAGCCGCGTAGGCGTTCGTCCACTAGTCATTCCCACGGCAGCCATTCCCACGGTAATCGTCCTTCGACTGAAGGAAGAGGCTCCATTGAGCGGCCTAGTGGTTCCCGTCGCAGGGAGGAAGACCCTGCCCGGGCGGAAGCACGAAAGGTTCGAAGACAGTCTGAGGCAGTTGTCGAAGCTCCAGAACAGATTGAGCATCAGGAAGAAGCCCCCAGATCTACTAGAGGCGACACTGAGCCCGAGCGTCGACGTCGTCACCGTCGCAGACGTGAACCAACTCCGCCACCACCCAGCGCAGCTACCAGGCTCAAGGGCATGATTAAGGCAGCTATCACTGCACACTGA
- a CDS encoding uncharacterized protein (TransMembrane:1 (i61-79o)), with the protein MSRVRLDKDSPVANRGTIADGLVLSSRLILLYLTQPGQFADERVGRLAWQQWEGSRTSGPLSLELIILASISIVVVLISTDNDICPTTPVSASDRRFPGGWPAAGVRGASTGPSPG; encoded by the coding sequence ATGTCACGAGTCAGACTCGACAAAGATTCCCCTGTCGCAAACCGCGGGACAATTGCAGATGGATTGGTCCTGTCAAGCCGGCTCATACTGCTGTACCTGACACAGCCGGGTCAATTCGCCGACGAGAGGGTGGGAAGACTAGCATGGCAGCAATGGGAGGGCAGTCGGACCTCTGGACCCCTAAGCCTTGAATTGATAATTCTTGCATCTATCAGCATCGTTGTTGTGTTAATCTCCACCGACAACGATATCTGCCCAACAACACCTGTTTCGGCGAGCGACAGGAGATTTCCAGGTGGctggccagcagcaggggtgCGTGGAGCCAGCACCGGGCCTTCACCGGGATAG
- a CDS encoding uncharacterized protein (COG:S;~EggNog:ENOG410Q1K9): MSSIKYCFVIHSLLSASPSKNKPRPTNQPPLSSKPSKMKPTTALVLTLSLIAGTAFADKTCTPSFDYCADELIDSKGFTKDDLKSSLKGSEFEDADPMQILYHCTNPGAIGHPKLCKDGCKDSGSEGSKKC; encoded by the exons ATGTCGTCCATTAAGTACTGCTTCGTCATacattctctcctctctgccTCACCCTCAAAAAACAAACCAagaccaaccaaccaaccacctTTGTCTTCCAAACCATCCAAAATGAAGCCAACAACAGCCCTCGTCCTaactctctctctcatcgCCGGCACAGCATTTGCCGACAAGACCTGCACACCTAGCTTCGACTACTGCGCCGATGAATTAATCGACTCAAAGG GCTTCACAAAAGATGACCTCAAATCTTCCCTCAAGGGCTCGGAGTTCGAGGACGCAGACCCGATGCAAATCCTGTACCACTGCACGAACCCGGGAGCCATTGGACATCCGAAACTTTGTAAGGATGGGTGTAAGGATTCGGGGTCCGAGGGAAGTAAGAAGTGTTAG
- a CDS encoding uncharacterized protein (COG:G;~EggNog:ENOG410Q8QV;~InterPro:IPR020846,IPR011701,IPR036259;~PFAM:PF07690;~TransMembrane:12 (i40-58o78-97i109-131o137-156i168-189o201-223i270-290o310-330i337-356o362-385i397-417o429-450i);~go_function: GO:0022857 - transmembrane transporter activity [Evidence IEA];~go_process: GO:0055085 - transmembrane transport [Evidence IEA]): MSSLSDKFPEKEVEDQQAADHHDIYIDPATEKALLRKLDLWIVPPVMLLYLLSFLDRVNIGNARLYGMEEDLGLVGDQYQVAVSILFVTYILSELPSNLVIKRFRPSRWIAFITTSWGIVATLTGIVQSYGGLVACRVILGALEGGLFPGLTIYLTMFYTKREYALRIGYLFVSAAIAGSIGGLLGYGIGYMDGIAGLRGWRWIIILEGIPTFILGIATWFWLADSPDTAHYLTMQERELIDLRMRRQIGHTKSSDQMHKKDVYEGLLDWKIWLFTIGQFGGDTILYGYSTFLPTIIQGLGDWSTAQVQALTIPCYALGAISYIVVAWFSDRFQRRAIFTVIFGLTCAAGYAILVSPAPGGVKYFGCFLSAMGLYVIVGLPLAWLPSNNPRYGKRTVATGLQLTIGNSAGIPAPFLYKTNEGPRFIKGHAVSMGLVAMSALIYLAFWAWFRRQNRRKMTGKEDYRVQGMTEEEAEELGEHNPRFLYTY; encoded by the exons ATGTCGTCGCTATCCGACAAGTTTCCCGAAAAAGAGGTCGAGGACCAGCAGGCCGCCGACCATCATGACATCTACATTGACCCTGCTACCGAGAAGGCTCTTCTCCGTAAACTCGACTTATGGATTGTTCCACCCGTCATGCTCCTGTACCTCCTCAGTTTCCTAGACCGCGTCAACATCGGCAATGCGCGGTTGTatgggatggaggaggatCTCGGTTTAGTGGGTGATCAGTATCAAGTCGCAGTCTCGATTCTTTTCGTCACATATATTCTTTCAGAACTTCCATCCAACCTAGTCATCAAGCGATTCAGACCATCTCGCTGGATTGCGTTTATCACGACGTCTTGGGGGATCGTTGCCACCTTGACAGGGATTGTGCAGAGCTACGGGGGCTTGGTTGCTTGCCGTGTTATCCTCGGAGCCCTGGAAGGTGGCTTGTTCCCCGGTCTTACCATCTATCTGACTATGTTCTACACGAAGCGTGAATATGCCCTGCGAATCGGCTATCTCTTCGTATCCGCTGCTATCGCTGGATCGATAGGCGGACTTCTTGGCTATGGTATCGGCTACATGGACGGCATTGCTGGTCTTCgcggctggcgctggatcaTAATTCTCGAGGGAATTCCCACATTTATCCTTGGAATCGCGACCTGGTTTTGGCTAGCCGACTCGCCAGATACCGCCCACTACCTCACCATGCAAGAGCGGGAGCTGATCGATCTCCGCATGCGCCGCCAAATCGGACACACCAAGTCCTCCGACCAGATGCACAAGAAAGACGTGTACGAAGGTCTCCTGGACTGGAAAATCTGGCTGTTCACTATCGGCCAGTTCGGCGGAGATACCATCCTCTACGGATACTCGACATTCCTGCCTACCATTATCCAGGGCCTCGGTGACTGGAGCACCGCACAGGTCCAGGCACTCACTATTCCTTGTTACGCGCTAGGCGCAATCAGCTATATCGTTGTTGCGTGGTTCTCTGACCGCTTCCAGAGACGCGCTATATTCACCGTGATATTTGGCTTGACTTGCGCGGCTGGATATGCTATCCTTGTGAGTCCGGCCCCGGGAGGCGTCAAGTACTTTGGCTGCTTCCTTTCGGCCATGGGGCTGTACGTGATTGTCGGTCTCCCACTTGCGTGGCTCCCCAGCAACAATCCTCGGTACGGGAAACGTACCGTGGCTACTGGTCTGCAACTTACTATCGGAAATTCTGCCGGAATTCCAGCCCCATTC TTATACAAAACCAACGAAGGCCCCCGCTTCATCAAGGGTCATGCCGTCTCGATGGGTCTGGTGGCTATGTCTGCACTCATCTACTTGGCCTTCTGGGCATGGTTCCGTCGCCAGaacaggaggaagatgactgGAAAGGAGGACTACAGGGTTCAGGGCATgacggaggaagaggccgaggagCTTGGAGAGCATAACCCGCGGTTCCTCTACACCTACTAG